The window TTATTTATCCATAGCACCACTTGTCGTAAGAAAATGCGTAGCTGATCGAAGCAATCAGAACTACACTTGGAATCCAGAGGCCACTTGTCAGGAAATGAACCAGCTTACCGTGTGCTATTGCAAATCCAGCCGGTGTAATGGCAGTGACAAAAGCAGTCTCTGTATTTCATTGTTAACCATTGCTGTATTGTTTGCCTACATATTCAGAAAAAGTTACTAGACAATAAACAAGtaatgaagaaaattttatgaCGCGCTGAATTTCGGAAGAcacaatgaaattaaagaaaaattatatactatacatgtatatatgttactATCATTCATAATGagaactgatattttttttttacatatgaatgcTTCACATTTTTTACAATTAGTAATTCAATATGCAATCGACTGTTTTACACCATGCATAACTTTTCTAATTGCTCGCCATCatttgaaacataaatgtgAGGTTTATATATTGTAATGAATTTGCTGAATACTACCGTTATGGTAATAAAACTTTAGCTACAACATAGagacttttttttgtttcattaatcGATTGCAAGTGCGATGCAAATATCACTTGCAGCAATATGTCACTTGCAAGAGGATATAATTGCAGGGCATCACTGAATTCTCTCAATTTATTGCACTGACGATATATCAATTATGACAGACTTTTTCTGTTGTTGAACAACGTGCACCATTTTTATAAAGTGGACTAATTAGGGTATGACTTAGATTAGCTAGGACTCTATCAAAGTTAAGGTGCATCTCTCAGATGAAAATATCGATAAAATTATTGTGATGCACTTTTGAACATGAAAATATGTGTTTATTAAAAAGTAGcatgattaatttattttgctCACTTTCTTAATgcatttaatataatataagggctttattttgtataaaccAAAACGATATTTCGAATATTTAGATAGGAATAAGGTGCAAGCTTTTTAAATAACAAGGGAGTTAAGCTATCACGATTCAGAAATGTTATTGAGTAAATTTCTTTCATTAAAGTGAAATCATTAGGCCGAAAAATATTGTACGTATAAGTCATATGTGAAGCACTTGGAATATGCCTAATTTATTGGCGATAGTTTagaggggcatggtcacaattttggtcaaaaattatttttccgtttttaatgtttacaatgctttagtaagtcATTTGTAATggttgaccaaaatttgagtgtcagtcgtggTGTTAAAAGTGAGATGataattctttgctatg of the Crassostrea angulata isolate pt1a10 unplaced genomic scaffold, ASM2561291v2 HiC_scaffold_348, whole genome shotgun sequence genome contains:
- the LOC128170148 gene encoding uncharacterized protein LOC128170148, with amino-acid sequence MEKHLTIALLLAVCFTSGYALNCITCDSATDKECGDPFTANQEKYLVKCEPEETYCGKTVSTEDIRSPPLVVRKCVADRSNQNYTWNPEATCQEMNQLTVCYCKSSRCNGSDKSSLCISLLTIAVLFAYIFRKSY